The Thermanaerovibrio acidaminovorans DSM 6589 genome contains a region encoding:
- a CDS encoding M20 metallopeptidase family protein, with protein MREDDMGSLGPQLLAEAQSLSELIIGWRRELHQFPELAFEENITASRVVQALSSMEGVQVVRGIGSPTSVVGVIRGDLDAPALVIRSEMDALPLEEETGLPFSSCMPGVMHACGHDAHMASLLGCAMVLSRRAGELKRPVVLLFQPAEEGRGGARALVEGGLLKRFNVGFVLGVLMWPHLEYGHLMTRKGVMTALSDRIHLEIRGVGGHAAAPHDAVDPIVVASHVVLGIQSLISREMDPLKVAVISFGQMEAGYAYNVIPDEAHLWGTLRAFDLEVRDRLKARLEEMVPAMARAYRASASVEYAKNYPSVYNDPDLVDRVMDAAGRFFGPDGLHQMELPLLSGEDFSFYSMEVPSCLMLLGTGMECSLHHPRYDVPEELMPLMTAWEAYVALSL; from the coding sequence ATGAGGGAGGATGACATGGGCTCCTTGGGGCCCCAGTTGCTGGCTGAGGCCCAGAGCCTTTCGGAGCTCATCATAGGCTGGCGTCGGGAGCTCCATCAGTTCCCGGAGCTGGCCTTCGAGGAGAACATAACCGCGAGCCGGGTGGTCCAGGCCCTCTCGTCCATGGAGGGGGTCCAGGTGGTTCGGGGGATCGGTAGCCCCACGTCGGTGGTGGGGGTTATCCGGGGGGATCTGGACGCCCCCGCCCTGGTTATCCGGTCCGAGATGGACGCCCTTCCTTTGGAGGAGGAGACGGGCCTTCCGTTCTCGTCCTGCATGCCCGGGGTGATGCACGCCTGCGGGCACGATGCCCACATGGCCTCCCTGCTGGGGTGCGCCATGGTGCTCTCCCGGAGGGCGGGGGAGCTGAAGCGGCCGGTGGTGCTCCTCTTCCAGCCCGCCGAGGAGGGGCGGGGGGGCGCCAGGGCCCTGGTTGAGGGTGGTCTGCTTAAGCGTTTCAACGTGGGTTTCGTGCTGGGGGTCCTCATGTGGCCTCACCTGGAGTACGGGCATCTGATGACCCGCAAGGGGGTCATGACCGCCCTGTCGGACCGGATCCACCTGGAGATCCGGGGGGTGGGGGGCCATGCGGCGGCCCCCCATGACGCGGTGGACCCCATTGTGGTGGCCTCCCACGTGGTGCTGGGTATCCAGAGCCTGATCTCCCGGGAGATGGATCCGCTTAAGGTGGCGGTGATCTCCTTTGGCCAGATGGAGGCGGGCTATGCCTACAACGTGATCCCCGACGAGGCCCACCTTTGGGGCACCCTTCGGGCCTTCGATTTGGAGGTGCGGGACCGGCTGAAGGCCCGGCTGGAGGAGATGGTGCCCGCCATGGCCCGGGCCTACAGGGCCTCCGCGTCGGTGGAGTACGCCAAGAACTACCCGTCGGTCTACAACGACCCGGACCTGGTGGACCGGGTGATGGACGCGGCGGGGCGGTTCTTCGGCCCCGATGGGCTCCACCAGATGGAGTTGCCCCTCCTCTCCGGGGAGGACTTCTCCTTCTACTCCATGGAGGTGCCCTCGTGCCTGATGTTGCTTGGCACCGGGATGGAGTGTAGCCTCCACCACCCCAGGTACGACGTTCCGGAGGAGCTGATGCCCCTCATGACCGCCTGGGAGGCTTACGTGGCCCTCAGCCTCTGA
- the asnS gene encoding asparagine--tRNA ligase, which yields MEAPWIRICELAPHEGKRVTIKGWVYNKRSSGKIHFLQVRDGSGFIQAVMERSSVSEELFAAAKSLWLEASVEIEGTVRRDDRAPSGFELGVTDLRIVSNPTLEYPISKKEHGIDFLLDHRHLWLRSRRQRCIMAIRDRVILSCRNFLHSKGFMLVDSPILTGSIGEGADGLFELDYFDLGKAYLAQTGQLYLEAAAAAYGRVYCFGPTFRAEKSKTRRHLTEFWMIEPEAAFFEHRDNMALQEEMVSHLVKEVLEHHEKDLVFLERDVDALARAVDGPFHHITYDEAVKLLHKLGSDIPYGDDFGGDDETMLTQQFQRPVFVECYPKKVKAFYMKQHPEREDLVLCDDLLAPEGYGEIIGGSQREDDLDLLLSSIRAHNLPEESYSWYLDIRRYGSFPHSGFGMGIERAVAWICGLKHIREAIPWPRTIYRLNP from the coding sequence ATGGAAGCCCCATGGATAAGGATTTGTGAGCTGGCCCCCCACGAGGGGAAGAGGGTCACCATAAAGGGTTGGGTCTACAACAAGCGAAGCTCCGGCAAGATCCACTTCCTCCAGGTGAGGGACGGATCCGGGTTCATCCAGGCGGTGATGGAGAGGAGCTCGGTGAGCGAGGAGCTCTTCGCCGCCGCCAAGAGCCTATGGCTGGAGGCGTCGGTGGAGATAGAGGGGACGGTGCGGCGGGACGACCGGGCCCCGTCGGGGTTCGAGCTGGGGGTCACGGACCTCCGGATCGTATCCAACCCAACCCTAGAGTACCCCATATCCAAGAAGGAGCACGGGATCGACTTCCTGCTTGACCACAGGCACCTGTGGCTCCGCAGCCGCCGGCAGCGGTGCATCATGGCCATCCGGGACCGGGTTATCCTCTCCTGCAGGAACTTCCTGCACTCCAAGGGCTTCATGCTGGTGGACAGCCCCATCCTCACGGGCTCCATAGGGGAGGGGGCCGACGGGCTCTTCGAGCTGGACTACTTCGACCTGGGGAAGGCCTACCTGGCCCAGACGGGACAGCTCTACCTGGAGGCGGCGGCGGCGGCCTACGGCCGGGTCTACTGCTTCGGCCCCACCTTCCGGGCGGAGAAGTCCAAGACCCGGCGGCACCTCACCGAGTTCTGGATGATCGAGCCCGAGGCGGCCTTCTTCGAGCACCGGGACAACATGGCCCTCCAGGAGGAGATGGTGTCCCACCTGGTCAAGGAGGTGCTGGAGCACCACGAGAAGGACCTGGTATTCCTGGAGCGGGACGTGGACGCCCTGGCCAGGGCGGTGGACGGCCCCTTCCACCACATAACCTACGATGAGGCGGTGAAGCTGCTGCACAAACTGGGCAGCGACATCCCCTACGGGGACGACTTCGGCGGGGACGACGAGACCATGCTGACCCAGCAGTTCCAGCGGCCGGTGTTCGTGGAGTGCTACCCCAAGAAGGTGAAGGCCTTCTACATGAAACAGCACCCGGAGAGGGAGGACCTGGTGCTCTGCGACGACCTGCTAGCCCCGGAGGGCTACGGGGAGATCATCGGCGGCTCCCAGAGGGAGGACGACCTGGACCTGCTGCTCTCCAGCATAAGGGCCCACAACCTGCCGGAGGAGTCCTACTCCTGGTACCTGGACATCCGGCGCTACGGCTCCTTCCCCCACAGCGGCTTCGGCATGGGGATCGAGCGGGCGGTGGCGTGGATATGCGGCCTTAAGCACATAAGGGAGGCTATACCATGGCCCCGGACGATCTACCGCTTGAACCCCTAG
- a CDS encoding PEP/pyruvate-binding domain-containing protein, producing the protein MAPDDLPLEPLEGFHRSDFVRFDPEESYRDRGELIGDGRCGGKAKGLAFARAAVEASTLRDRVAFPAFSFSVTTEPFFDFVEMNRLDWLYDDPSGADLDRLAADLQVPAGLEWDLMRILERAGGLPLAVRSSSLLEDSLSLSFAGKYETCFVASGTPDQRGLEELKLSMKRVWLSLFNPSARAYRAKHRMGDRMEAMGVLVQPVVGRRRQDLYYPEISGTVFSRVFRRPTPRVRKEDGVMRICFGLGTRTVERGNARVFYLTNPNLRPEGNNPEQVAESSQVDFDYIDLAKRAFLTGSLNHLFLPTILRHHRNAGHFIEKYHDGMLLSTMSESDGPARPIFTFHALPTRFRDMFDLVRRLMGLMEARMGCPVDMEFTYDTEDGIMHLLQMRPLASYDEMAQVRIPPLEGRTVILKGNRMVSNGELTQVPYLVYVDAEAYMSHWDPPRAAAAVGEMNQHLNGQRYILAGPGRWGSTNPTLGVPVSYAQICNCSCLVELSLPSYGMSPDLSYGTHFFLDMDSDGILYLPVFEGQDGNCFNRQWFASSPFETGSHPAVRLYQGPFDVHMDGDGEIGLITLSPPLANRGGII; encoded by the coding sequence ATGGCCCCGGACGATCTACCGCTTGAACCCCTAGAGGGATTTCACCGGTCCGACTTCGTCCGGTTCGACCCGGAGGAGTCCTACCGGGACCGGGGGGAGCTGATAGGGGACGGCCGGTGCGGGGGCAAGGCCAAGGGGCTAGCCTTCGCCCGGGCGGCGGTGGAGGCCTCAACCCTGAGGGACCGGGTGGCCTTCCCCGCCTTCTCCTTCTCGGTCACCACCGAGCCCTTCTTCGACTTCGTGGAGATGAACCGGCTGGACTGGCTCTACGACGATCCCTCCGGGGCGGACCTGGACCGGCTGGCGGCGGACCTCCAGGTCCCCGCCGGCCTGGAGTGGGACCTCATGAGGATCCTGGAGAGGGCGGGGGGGCTCCCCCTGGCGGTCCGGTCCAGCTCCCTCCTGGAGGACTCCCTCTCTCTGTCCTTCGCGGGCAAGTACGAGACCTGCTTCGTGGCCTCCGGGACCCCGGACCAGCGGGGGCTGGAGGAGCTGAAGCTGTCCATGAAGCGGGTCTGGCTCTCCCTGTTCAACCCCTCCGCCCGGGCCTACCGGGCCAAACATCGGATGGGGGACCGGATGGAGGCCATGGGGGTCCTGGTCCAGCCGGTGGTGGGCCGAAGGAGGCAGGACCTCTACTACCCGGAGATATCCGGCACGGTCTTCTCCCGGGTCTTCCGCCGGCCCACCCCCCGGGTCCGCAAGGAGGACGGGGTCATGCGGATCTGCTTCGGCCTGGGGACCAGGACAGTGGAGCGGGGCAACGCCCGGGTCTTCTACCTGACCAACCCCAACCTGCGGCCCGAGGGCAACAACCCGGAGCAGGTGGCGGAGTCCAGCCAGGTGGACTTCGACTACATAGACCTGGCCAAGCGGGCGTTCCTCACCGGGTCGCTCAACCACCTGTTCCTGCCCACCATACTCCGGCACCACCGGAACGCGGGGCACTTCATCGAGAAGTACCACGACGGCATGCTGCTCTCCACCATGTCGGAGAGCGATGGCCCCGCAAGGCCCATCTTCACCTTCCACGCCCTCCCCACCAGGTTCAGGGACATGTTCGACCTGGTCCGGCGGCTCATGGGCCTCATGGAGGCCCGGATGGGGTGCCCGGTGGACATGGAGTTCACCTACGACACCGAGGATGGGATCATGCATCTGCTCCAGATGAGGCCCCTGGCCTCCTACGACGAGATGGCCCAGGTAAGGATCCCCCCCCTGGAGGGCAGAACCGTGATCCTCAAGGGGAACCGGATGGTGAGCAACGGGGAGCTCACCCAGGTGCCCTACCTGGTCTACGTGGACGCGGAGGCCTACATGTCCCACTGGGACCCCCCAAGGGCCGCCGCCGCGGTGGGGGAGATGAACCAACACCTCAATGGGCAACGCTACATCCTGGCCGGGCCCGGCCGCTGGGGAAGCACCAACCCCACCCTGGGGGTGCCAGTCTCCTACGCCCAGATATGCAACTGCTCCTGCCTGGTGGAGCTCAGCCTCCCCTCCTACGGCATGAGCCCCGACCTCTCCTACGGCACCCACTTCTTCCTGGACATGGACAGCGACGGGATCCTGTACCTCCCAGTCTTCGAGGGCCAGGACGGCAACTGCTTCAACCGCCAGTGGTTCGCCTCCTCCCCTTTTGAGACCGGGTCCCACCCGGCGGTACGGCTCTACCAGGGACCCTTCGACGTCCACATGGACGGGGACGGGGAAATAGGGTTGATAACATTGTCCCCCCCTCTAGCTAACCGGGGGGGCATAATCTAA
- a CDS encoding MBL fold metallo-hydrolase, translating to MSLFSTTLLYESPTHKFFHLGWEEQEEEGYVQTNQYMIQDGDEVILLDPGGAHVFPRVLANVAEVVDLSKVRHIFYTHQDPDVSSGVTLWLPIAERAKVYISGLWTRFLPHFGVYDQRRIVPIPDGGGTLTLASGTQLQFIPSHFLHSTGCFSLYDPVSRILFSGDIGAAVFPHGKRYPEVRDFDGHVQYMEGFHKRYMASNTACRKWVDMVSRLDIDVIAPQHGAVMKGEAARRFLNWLKDLRCGVDIIDNFYNAQGKLSAR from the coding sequence ATGAGCCTTTTCAGCACAACGTTGCTTTACGAGAGCCCCACCCACAAGTTCTTCCACCTGGGATGGGAGGAGCAGGAGGAGGAGGGGTACGTCCAGACCAACCAGTACATGATCCAGGACGGGGACGAGGTGATCCTGCTGGATCCCGGCGGGGCCCACGTGTTCCCCCGGGTGCTGGCCAACGTGGCAGAGGTGGTGGACCTATCCAAGGTGCGCCACATCTTCTACACCCACCAGGACCCGGACGTCAGCTCCGGGGTCACCCTGTGGCTCCCCATCGCCGAGAGGGCCAAGGTCTACATATCGGGCCTCTGGACCAGGTTCCTGCCTCACTTCGGCGTCTACGACCAGCGCCGGATCGTGCCCATACCCGACGGGGGCGGAACCCTCACCCTCGCATCCGGGACCCAGCTTCAGTTCATCCCCAGCCACTTCCTTCACTCCACCGGATGCTTCTCCCTCTACGACCCGGTGAGCCGGATCCTCTTCTCCGGGGACATAGGGGCCGCGGTGTTCCCCCACGGCAAGAGGTACCCGGAGGTGCGGGACTTCGACGGCCACGTGCAGTACATGGAGGGCTTCCACAAGCGCTACATGGCCTCCAACACCGCGTGCCGCAAGTGGGTGGACATGGTGTCCCGGCTGGACATCGACGTGATCGCCCCCCAGCACGGGGCGGTGATGAAGGGGGAGGCGGCCAGGCGGTTCCTCAACTGGCTAAAGGACCTGCGCTGCGGGGTGGACATAATCGACAACTTCTACAACGCCCAGGGCAAGCTCTCTGCCCGCTGA
- a CDS encoding methyl-accepting chemotaxis protein, with protein MSETPKVIKSLAGSHFSSTIMNSFMSQLDEVLVRRVMDVQRELGEIADKFQSLERLFGQIVQEFERSSREARDNVENINRMNIKLEEELRKSGTDMESMNSDVAKTVDSTFETLNSFLEIEKIAKEIQKIAKQTNLLALNASIEAARAGEHGKGFAVVAQEVQKLAIETKDASEKISTRVFSISTQVQGAMENVRRVSEMFSVIRSSLTGFMDFLSTNKDFLGRVDQIMESASTKISAGATEMNQSVKVMEEATLRFKSMASIISSIVKAQKNLNDVKL; from the coding sequence ATGAGCGAGACCCCTAAGGTAATAAAATCCCTGGCGGGATCCCACTTCAGCAGCACCATAATGAACTCCTTCATGTCCCAGCTGGACGAGGTGCTGGTCCGTCGGGTCATGGACGTCCAGCGGGAGCTGGGAGAGATCGCCGACAAGTTCCAGTCCCTGGAGCGCCTCTTCGGCCAGATCGTTCAGGAGTTCGAGCGCAGCAGCCGAGAGGCCCGGGACAACGTGGAGAACATCAACCGGATGAACATCAAGCTGGAGGAGGAGCTCCGCAAGTCCGGCACCGACATGGAGAGCATGAACTCCGACGTGGCCAAGACGGTGGACTCCACTTTCGAGACCTTGAACTCCTTCCTGGAGATCGAGAAGATCGCCAAGGAGATCCAGAAGATCGCCAAGCAGACCAACCTGCTGGCGCTCAACGCCTCCATCGAGGCCGCCCGGGCGGGGGAGCACGGGAAGGGCTTCGCGGTGGTGGCCCAGGAGGTCCAGAAGCTGGCCATCGAGACCAAGGACGCGTCGGAGAAGATATCCACCCGGGTCTTCTCCATCTCCACCCAGGTCCAGGGGGCCATGGAGAACGTCCGGCGGGTGAGCGAGATGTTCTCGGTGATCCGATCCTCCCTGACGGGCTTCATGGACTTCCTCTCCACCAACAAGGACTTCCTGGGCCGGGTGGACCAGATAATGGAGTCCGCCAGCACCAAGATCTCCGCCGGCGCCACGGAGATGAACCAGTCGGTGAAGGTAATGGAGGAGGCCACCCTGCGCTTCAAGTCCATGGCGTCCATCATCTCCTCCATCGTGAAGGCCCAGAAGAACCTGAACGACGTGAAGCTATGA
- a CDS encoding type I phosphomannose isomerase catalytic subunit, which yields MNVVGWSTILPMEGVFKEMIWGGERLRELFGYRIPSERTGEYWAISDHPEGRSRVSAGPFRGLTLGELMGSHHGLGGLGGDRFPVMVKVISPLQDLSVQVHPDDRMAREEGDWGKPEGWYVLDCPPGARIVLGHRAGDRRELEEMVRGSRWDLLLRSVEVSPGDFVFIPPGTVHALTAGVTVLEVQRTSNLTYRLYDYDRLGPDGRPRELHLERGLRAVKVPQWDLHLVRGGEAPGGRRTLWDGGPFTVEELRVSPQGLCLEVSRPLCVSVARGSGWVLGDIEVPVAAGDHLVVLPGEVKMRGAFDAVAVRV from the coding sequence GTGAACGTCGTGGGTTGGTCCACGATCCTCCCCATGGAGGGGGTCTTCAAGGAGATGATATGGGGGGGTGAGCGGCTCCGGGAGCTCTTCGGCTACCGGATCCCCTCCGAGCGGACCGGCGAGTACTGGGCCATATCGGACCACCCGGAGGGCAGGAGCCGGGTCTCGGCGGGCCCCTTCCGGGGGCTCACCCTGGGGGAGCTGATGGGGTCCCACCATGGGCTTGGGGGACTTGGGGGGGACCGGTTCCCGGTGATGGTTAAGGTCATATCCCCCCTTCAGGACCTATCGGTTCAGGTACACCCGGACGACCGGATGGCCCGGGAGGAGGGGGACTGGGGGAAGCCCGAGGGGTGGTACGTGCTTGACTGCCCCCCGGGGGCCAGGATAGTTCTGGGGCACCGGGCGGGGGATCGCCGGGAGCTGGAGGAGATGGTGAGGGGCTCCCGGTGGGACCTCCTTCTCCGCTCCGTGGAGGTCTCCCCGGGGGACTTTGTATTCATCCCCCCCGGTACGGTGCACGCCCTCACCGCTGGTGTCACGGTGCTGGAGGTGCAGCGGACCAGCAACCTCACCTACCGGCTCTACGACTATGATCGACTGGGTCCCGATGGGAGGCCCAGGGAGCTGCACCTGGAGAGGGGCCTGAGGGCGGTCAAGGTGCCCCAGTGGGATCTCCATCTGGTCAGGGGCGGTGAGGCCCCCGGGGGGAGGAGGACCCTGTGGGATGGGGGGCCCTTCACGGTGGAGGAGCTGAGGGTGAGTCCCCAGGGGCTTTGCCTGGAGGTGTCCCGCCCCCTGTGCGTCAGCGTGGCGCGCGGATCCGGATGGGTCCTGGGGGACATCGAGGTGCCGGTGGCGGCGGGGGATCACCTGGTGGTCCTCCCCGGGGAGGTTAAGATGCGGGGGGCCTTCGACGCCGTGGCGGTCCGGGTGTGA
- a CDS encoding PTS sugar transporter subunit IIA, with amino-acid sequence MRELMPPELVKLELRGRTKDEVMEELASLVKGAGLLEDLGGYMEALRDREAQGSTWVGMGIAIPHGKCRHVISPFVAFGRSPGGVDWDSLDGEMAHLVFMIGVPEEGAVNEHLKILQVLSRRLVDDAVRRSLLGASSPQEVLGILEG; translated from the coding sequence GTGCGGGAGCTGATGCCCCCGGAGCTGGTTAAGCTGGAGCTCCGGGGAAGGACGAAGGATGAGGTCATGGAGGAGCTGGCGTCCCTGGTGAAGGGGGCGGGCCTATTGGAGGACCTGGGGGGCTACATGGAGGCCCTTCGGGATCGGGAGGCCCAGGGCAGCACCTGGGTGGGCATGGGGATAGCCATCCCCCACGGCAAGTGCCGCCATGTGATCAGCCCCTTCGTGGCCTTCGGGCGCAGCCCCGGGGGGGTTGACTGGGACAGCCTGGACGGGGAGATGGCCCACCTGGTCTTCATGATAGGGGTCCCCGAGGAGGGGGCGGTGAACGAGCACCTCAAGATCCTCCAGGTCCTGAGCCGACGCCTTGTGGACGATGCGGTGAGGAGGTCCCTCTTGGGGGCATCCTCACCGCAGGAGGTTTTGGGGATCCTGGAAGGGTGA
- a CDS encoding BglG family transcription antiterminator, with amino-acid sequence MNLRHRRLLKLLAEARDYTPLSDLAQRLGCSERTLRNHVRELEGPLRDRYGLILDRRPGRGVALLGDRSQVGRLIRDLGGARDRPLEELDLRVLRFLLPRRCPVTMARVMEATGAGRGAISAALDRAEAWLAGHRIRLVRRPNVGLWIEGEEGALRLALSRLFWLSLGSHGFDDFLRGRVSMEDPIFHPGEMSFLEARVRRALEMAQVRLTGEAVLGLTVHLAVSIKRVRTGGALEICRDEGLEGRREMEAARLMARWVEEGLGVTMPPGEVEYLAMHVMSSRRLGCPGEKELARDAEAVARILLDHFARSLDRRLQEDPQLLADLSGHLSTSINRLRCGFPSSNPILGQIKRAFCYSFEVGLEGAARVQEDMGINLPEDEVGYVVLHVQAALERLRGMEEEVRAAVFCPQGVGILRLMEAKVSSAFPGVRVIGAGSLEDLKVVLEDRVRLVISTVPLPAYLDCQHIVVTPLLRDEEMRSVEDLLLCKVSSSPGRPAGGYPILRSMLSSDLIFLGEDLGDRWDIICFLSARMAETGAVDEDYGGAALERERKSSTCIGGGVAIPHGSPRRVIRDSIALMRPRRPVLWGEEEVRMVFMMALRSSDPGLVRGLFGELARLSEDGQTLRRMMFAGTREEILDSMRGGLN; translated from the coding sequence TTGAACTTGAGGCATCGCAGGCTTCTCAAGCTCCTGGCGGAGGCCAGGGACTACACCCCCCTTTCGGACCTGGCCCAGCGGCTGGGCTGTTCCGAGCGGACCCTGAGGAACCACGTGAGGGAGCTGGAGGGGCCGCTGAGGGACCGCTACGGCCTCATCCTGGACCGCCGCCCCGGTAGGGGGGTGGCCCTCCTGGGGGACCGGTCCCAGGTGGGGCGCCTGATCCGGGACCTGGGGGGTGCTAGGGACCGTCCCCTGGAGGAGCTGGACCTAAGGGTGCTCCGGTTCCTCCTTCCCCGACGTTGCCCGGTTACGATGGCCAGGGTCATGGAGGCCACCGGCGCCGGCCGGGGGGCCATCTCGGCGGCCCTGGACAGGGCGGAGGCGTGGCTGGCGGGGCACCGGATCCGGCTGGTCCGCCGGCCCAACGTGGGGCTCTGGATCGAGGGGGAGGAGGGGGCCCTTCGGCTGGCCCTGTCCCGGCTCTTCTGGCTCTCCCTGGGATCCCATGGCTTCGATGACTTCCTCCGGGGGCGGGTTTCCATGGAGGATCCCATATTTCATCCCGGGGAGATGTCTTTCCTGGAGGCCCGGGTGAGGAGGGCGCTGGAGATGGCCCAGGTGCGCCTCACCGGGGAGGCGGTGCTGGGCCTTACGGTCCACCTGGCGGTGTCCATAAAGCGGGTCCGGACCGGGGGAGCGCTGGAGATCTGCCGGGATGAGGGGCTTGAGGGCCGCCGGGAGATGGAGGCGGCCCGCCTGATGGCCAGGTGGGTGGAGGAAGGTTTGGGGGTCACCATGCCACCGGGAGAGGTGGAATACCTGGCCATGCACGTGATGAGCTCCAGGCGGCTTGGTTGTCCGGGGGAGAAAGAGCTTGCCAGGGATGCGGAGGCGGTGGCCCGGATCCTCCTGGACCACTTCGCCCGATCCCTGGACCGGAGGCTTCAGGAGGACCCCCAGCTTTTGGCGGACCTGTCGGGGCACCTGTCCACCTCCATCAACCGCCTTCGATGCGGCTTCCCCTCTAGCAACCCCATCCTGGGACAGATCAAGAGAGCCTTTTGCTACTCCTTCGAAGTGGGTCTGGAGGGGGCCGCCAGGGTCCAGGAGGATATGGGTATCAACCTCCCAGAGGACGAGGTGGGCTACGTGGTGCTCCACGTCCAGGCGGCGTTGGAGCGTCTTCGGGGCATGGAAGAGGAGGTCCGAGCGGCGGTGTTCTGTCCCCAGGGGGTGGGGATACTCCGTCTGATGGAGGCCAAGGTCTCCTCCGCCTTCCCGGGAGTGAGGGTCATCGGGGCGGGATCCCTGGAGGATCTGAAGGTGGTACTAGAGGATCGAGTCCGGCTGGTGATAAGTACCGTCCCCCTCCCCGCTTATCTGGATTGTCAGCACATAGTGGTGACCCCGCTCCTCAGGGACGAGGAGATGAGAAGCGTGGAGGACCTGCTGCTGTGCAAGGTCTCCTCCTCCCCCGGCCGTCCCGCGGGAGGGTATCCGATCCTCCGGTCCATGCTGTCCTCCGACCTGATCTTCCTGGGGGAGGACCTGGGGGATCGATGGGATATCATATGCTTCCTCTCCGCCAGGATGGCGGAGACTGGAGCGGTGGACGAGGACTACGGGGGGGCCGCTTTGGAGAGGGAAAGGAAGTCCTCCACCTGCATAGGCGGGGGGGTGGCCATACCCCATGGCAGCCCCCGTCGGGTGATCCGGGACTCCATCGCCCTGATGAGGCCCCGCCGCCCCGTACTGTGGGGGGAGGAGGAGGTCCGGATGGTGTTCATGATGGCCCTGAGATCCTCGGATCCGGGCCTGGTCAGGGGGCTATTTGGGGAGTTGGCCAGGCTTTCTGAGGACGGACAGACCCTGAGGCGCATGATGTTCGCCGGGACCAGGGAGGAGATCTTAGATTCGATGCGAGGTGGATTGAATTGA
- a CDS encoding PTS fructose transporter subunit IIC: MRLVAVTSCPTGIAHTYMAAEKLTKAAQARGHQIKVETQGSIGVENRLTDEEIRQAEGVIIAAGKGVDKDRFVGKRVLEVSVADGIKLADQLIERFERGDVPVLEGPSSEVQGPKLATRAEVKSPIYQNLMNGVSYMIPFVVVGGLLIALSLALGGEPTPKGLVIPQGSMWNTILQVGVASFTFMVPILSGFIAYSIADRPGLAPGMVGGYVAANGSFFGSAAGTGFIGGIVAGFVAGYVVRFIKGLRVPRMIQPVMPILVIPILGSLAVSALFIFVIGRPIAGVMEGLTAFLNGMQGSSKVILAMVLGAMIAFDMGGPVNKVAFMFGAAMIAEGHPEVMGPIAVAICVPPLGLGVATMLARSRYSSEEVEAGKAAFAMGLVGITEGAIPFAARDPLRVIPSIMVGSMVGAVVAMLSGVTDHVPHGGPIVAVLQAVDNVPMFFAAVAVGVAVTALMVNLLKGRQ; this comes from the coding sequence ATGAGGTTAGTGGCGGTCACGTCCTGTCCCACCGGCATAGCCCATACCTACATGGCGGCGGAGAAGCTGACCAAGGCGGCGCAGGCCCGGGGGCACCAGATCAAGGTGGAGACCCAGGGATCCATAGGGGTGGAGAACCGGCTCACCGACGAGGAGATCCGGCAGGCGGAGGGGGTCATAATAGCCGCCGGCAAGGGGGTGGACAAGGACCGGTTCGTGGGCAAGCGGGTCCTGGAGGTCTCGGTGGCGGATGGCATCAAGTTGGCGGACCAGCTGATCGAGCGCTTCGAGCGGGGGGACGTGCCGGTCCTGGAGGGGCCGTCGTCGGAGGTCCAGGGACCCAAGCTGGCCACCCGGGCGGAGGTCAAATCCCCCATCTACCAGAACCTGATGAACGGGGTCTCCTACATGATCCCCTTCGTGGTGGTGGGGGGGCTCCTGATCGCCCTCTCCCTGGCCCTTGGTGGTGAGCCCACCCCCAAGGGGCTGGTGATCCCCCAGGGTTCCATGTGGAACACCATCCTTCAAGTGGGGGTGGCCAGCTTCACCTTCATGGTCCCCATCCTATCGGGTTTCATCGCCTACAGCATAGCGGACCGGCCCGGCTTGGCCCCTGGCATGGTGGGGGGCTACGTGGCGGCCAATGGGTCCTTCTTCGGCAGTGCCGCCGGCACCGGCTTCATTGGGGGCATAGTGGCGGGTTTCGTGGCGGGCTACGTGGTGCGCTTCATAAAGGGGCTCCGGGTGCCCAGGATGATCCAGCCGGTGATGCCCATCCTGGTGATACCCATCCTGGGCTCCCTGGCGGTCTCCGCCCTGTTCATATTCGTCATCGGAAGGCCCATAGCGGGTGTCATGGAGGGGCTCACCGCCTTCCTCAACGGCATGCAGGGCTCAAGTAAGGTTATCCTGGCCATGGTCCTTGGGGCCATGATAGCCTTCGACATGGGAGGTCCGGTCAACAAGGTGGCCTTCATGTTCGGTGCCGCCATGATAGCCGAGGGACACCCGGAGGTGATGGGCCCCATCGCGGTGGCCATATGCGTGCCCCCCTTGGGGCTAGGGGTGGCCACCATGCTGGCCCGGTCCCGGTACTCCTCCGAGGAGGTGGAGGCAGGGAAGGCGGCCTTCGCCATGGGGCTGGTGGGCATAACCGAGGGGGCAATCCCCTTCGCCGCCAGGGACCCCCTACGGGTTATACCCAGCATAATGGTGGGGTCCATGGTGGGGGCGGTGGTGGCCATGCTAAGCGGGGTGACGGACCACGTGCCCCACGGAGGCCCCATAGTGGCGGTTCTCCAGGCGGTGGACAACGTCCCCATGTTCTTCGCCGCCGTGGCGGTGGGGGTGGCGGTGACCGCCCTCATGGTGAACCTGCTCAAGGGCCGGCAGTAG